In one Lolium rigidum isolate FL_2022 chromosome 3, APGP_CSIRO_Lrig_0.1, whole genome shotgun sequence genomic region, the following are encoded:
- the LOC124696815 gene encoding probable indole-3-pyruvate monooxygenase YUCCA10 codes for MEKVVVLIVGAGPAGLATAACLTQLSIPYVIIEREDCSASLWRNRAYDRLKLHLAKEFCELPHMSYPADAPTYIPKALFVKYVDDYIECFNIQPKYLTSVKSSTYDSEKKVWSIKAHDMAECKRINFTAKFLVVATGENSAENIPVIPGLQNFPGEIIHSSRYKSGKSFSGKSVLVIGSGNSGMEIAYDLATHGVNTSIVVRSPIHVMTKELIRLGMTLAHHLPLNLVDKLLVMGAKFMFGDLSRHGITMPNMGPMMLKSKTGRSAVIDVGTVGLIKNGIIHVQGSISKIMGNIVKFQSGDEISFHAIVFATGYKSTANMWLKNGESMLNDNGLPTKQYPNHWKGENGLYCAGLARRRLAGIAEDANNIANDIKSMISSMSC; via the exons ATGGAGAAAGTAGTGGTGCTGATTGTTGGTGCTGGGCCAGCAGGTCTCGCAACAGCAGCGTGCCTTACACAATTGTCCATTCCCTATGTCATCATCGAGCGTGAGGACTGCAGTGCGTCACTTTGGCGCAACCGCGCATACGATCGTTTGAAGCTGCATCTCGCGAAGGAGTTTTGTGAGTTACCACACATGTCATATCCAGCAGATGCACCAACATACATACCAAAAGCCCTATTTGTCAAGTATGTGGATGACTACATTGAGTGTTTCAATATTCAACCGAAGTATCTCACTAGCGTGAAGTCATCAACATATGACAGCGAGAAAAAAGTTTGGTCCATCAAGGCTCATGACATGGCAGAGTGCAAAAGAATAAATTTCACAGCAAAGTTTCTTGTTGTGGCAACTGGTGAGAATAGTGCAGAGAATATTCCGGTGATCCCTGGACTTCAAAATTTTCCGGGTGAGATCATCCACTCATCAAGATACAAGTCAGGCAAGAGTTTCTCCGGTAAGAGTGTGTTGGTCATTGGATCTGGCAACTCTGGGATGGAAATCGCTTATGACCTTGCGACCCATGGTGTCAATACTTCAATTGTTGTAAGAAGCCCG ATTCATGTAATGACGAAGGAGCTAATCCGGTTGGGGATGACACTAGCCCACCATCTTCCGCTGAATCTAGTGGATAAACTCCTTGTTATGGGGGCAAAATTCATGTTTGGAGACCTATCAAGGCATGGCATCACAATGCCAAACATGGGTCCAATGATGCTCAAGTCAAAAACTGGCCGATCCGCCGTGATTGATGTCGGCACCGTTGGTTTAATTAAAAACGGCATCATCCAT GTTCAAGGAAGCATTAGTAAGATCATGGGCAATATAGTTAAATTTCAAAGCGGAGATGAAATCTCATTTCACGCAATCGTATTTGCAACCGGATACAAGAGCACGGCGAATATGTGGCTCAAG AATGGTGAGAGCATGTTAAACGACAATGGGCTGCCAACCAAACAATATCCGAATCATTGGAAAGGTGAAAATGGGCTCTACTGTGCTGGGTTGGCGAGGAGAAGATTGGCCGGTATCGCCGAAGATGCCAATAATATTGCCAATGACATTAAGTCTATGATAAGCTCTATGTCCTGCTAA